One genomic region from Pseudomonadota bacterium encodes:
- a CDS encoding SDR family NAD(P)-dependent oxidoreductase: MDSFTATNIRTGTAAELKTALVTGATGLLGHAVCRALCDDGWRIALSGRKVDVLKKLARTLGSDAIPLPCDLSLPDAGARLARDASEALGAPHLFIHLASLPVKPVTLLETALDLDQQIAVNAKAFLQISAALLPEMLRTQTGIIVSMLSKAMLPPTPPGWQAYTMAKAAQAQAAAEITARYGEAGIRVFGIIPDIIASETDLPGAAPISNIEKLEAPIPAVRVANTIIDAINNTTNPIDTAISINENTETKGSLGFSFTKKAASELVMPQSDTLGIRLAKIIQTVLKLPKETEVSDAELGVLSGWDSLGHIKLIMEIESQFDVAFNAEESTNLTSFSSIRDALARRGIT, translated from the coding sequence ATGGATTCTTTTACTGCTACAAATATTCGGACTGGCACCGCGGCCGAGTTGAAAACCGCACTCGTGACTGGTGCAACTGGCTTGCTCGGGCATGCAGTATGTCGTGCACTTTGTGATGACGGATGGCGAATAGCTCTAAGTGGCCGCAAGGTAGATGTATTAAAAAAACTTGCCCGTACTCTTGGAAGCGATGCAATTCCGCTACCCTGTGATCTGTCCCTTCCCGACGCTGGTGCCAGATTAGCTCGCGATGCAAGTGAGGCATTAGGCGCGCCCCACCTTTTTATACATTTGGCCTCACTTCCGGTGAAACCTGTTACTCTATTAGAGACTGCCTTAGACCTAGACCAACAAATTGCTGTCAATGCAAAAGCATTTCTTCAAATTTCGGCAGCGTTACTACCTGAGATGTTACGAACCCAGACGGGAATTATTGTAAGTATGCTAAGTAAAGCTATGCTGCCACCTACTCCCCCTGGTTGGCAGGCCTATACAATGGCAAAGGCAGCGCAGGCGCAAGCTGCAGCAGAAATTACAGCACGATATGGCGAGGCTGGAATTCGTGTGTTTGGTATTATCCCTGATATAATCGCCAGTGAAACAGATTTACCAGGGGCTGCCCCCATATCAAATATCGAAAAATTAGAGGCGCCTATTCCAGCCGTTCGCGTAGCAAACACAATAATAGACGCAATCAATAATACTACAAATCCAATTGATACAGCCATCTCGATAAATGAAAATACTGAGACAAAAGGTTCTTTGGGTTTTTCATTCACTAAAAAGGCAGCTTCCGAATTGGTAATGCCCCAGAGCGATACGTTAGGCATCAGATTAGCTAAAATAATTCAAACGGTTTTGAAATTACCCAAAGAAACAGAGGTAAGTGATGCAGAGCTCGGTGTATTATCTGGCTGGGACTCACTTGGCCATATTAAGCTGATAATGGAGATCGAGTCGCAATTTGACGTTGCATTTAATGCTGAAGAGTCCACAAATCTTACCTCTTTTTCAAGTATACGGGACGCGTTGGCACGCCGCGGTATCACATAG
- a CDS encoding SDR family oxidoreductase has product MTSTLFSLSDRTAYVTGGLGTIGAAICHALSSCGASAIALDIDLPEPQPENSVYFDITELNNLGTRLDCLESHSGIADIWVNAAYPRTSDWAKQSQKTLTQESWAQNVSLQMNSYCLLSSAIAERMAGRGGGSIINLGSIYGLVGPDFNIYEATDMTLPPTYAAIKAAIVNHSRYLASYYGSQNVRVNTVCPGGVFNEQPKRFIENYSRRTPMGRLATAEEIGGPVAFLASPAASYITGSVLTVDGGWTAI; this is encoded by the coding sequence TTGACCTCAACCCTATTTAGTCTGAGTGATAGAACTGCCTATGTTACAGGCGGCTTAGGTACTATTGGCGCTGCCATTTGCCATGCGTTGAGCTCGTGTGGTGCATCTGCAATTGCTTTGGATATAGATTTGCCTGAGCCGCAGCCAGAAAATTCAGTGTATTTTGATATTACCGAACTTAATAATCTCGGCACTCGGCTAGACTGCTTAGAATCACATTCGGGCATTGCCGACATTTGGGTTAACGCCGCTTATCCGCGAACAAGCGATTGGGCCAAACAATCACAGAAAACCCTTACTCAAGAAAGTTGGGCACAGAATGTAAGCCTCCAAATGAATAGTTATTGTCTTTTATCGTCTGCCATAGCAGAGCGAATGGCAGGTCGGGGCGGAGGGTCTATCATTAATCTAGGATCTATCTACGGATTGGTTGGTCCTGATTTCAATATTTATGAAGCTACTGACATGACACTACCGCCGACCTATGCAGCAATCAAAGCTGCTATCGTTAATCATAGTCGTTATTTGGCCAGCTATTATGGATCCCAAAACGTCCGCGTTAATACCGTATGCCCGGGCGGGGTTTTTAATGAACAACCAAAACGCTTCATAGAAAACTACTCACGCCGAACTCCTATGGGGCGGCTCGCCACTGCAGAAGAAATAGGAGGGCCGGTCGCATTCCTCGCTTCTCCTGCTGCATCTTATATTACTGGCTCTGTACTTACAGTAGATGGCGGCTGGACGGCAATTTAG
- a CDS encoding DUF4910 domain-containing protein, with product MKDTTQKSNFLSPEDLQTLLCTNLNQENLAKEIAKFFDRLFPIMRSITGDGVRETIKILSELQQLECLETASGTQVFDWIVPKEWVFREAYIKGPSGKKLLDVNDHTLHLLNYSAPFQGTLSRSDLDKHLYSLPEQPDAIPYVTSYYDERWGFCLPHKLRMAMPDGDYQVLIDTEFVDGALTIGECVLPGESNDEVLISTNICHPSLANNELSGPLVTAFLARLVASWPNRRLTYRFVFLPETIGSLVYLAHFGEHLKSHVIAGYQIVCVGTDHPYLLKTSRQEQTLADRAAKTALKHLLDGDFEMRDFRADWGSDERQYCSPGFNLPVASILRSIYDEYPEYHTSLDDRSFISFSSMAETIQTCAFILQHIENNRTYLSQVPHGEVQLGRRGLYPTLGNYQENLDQVSAMLWLMNLSDGDNDLISVAERSGCDIRLLHHFAKVFCEIGLLKEKTDG from the coding sequence ATGAAAGACACCACCCAAAAATCAAATTTCCTAAGCCCGGAAGACTTGCAAACGTTGCTCTGCACAAACCTTAATCAAGAAAATCTTGCAAAAGAAATAGCAAAATTTTTTGACCGTTTATTTCCAATTATGCGAAGTATCACGGGGGATGGCGTTCGTGAAACGATCAAAATTCTATCTGAATTGCAACAACTAGAGTGCTTGGAAACTGCTTCGGGCACGCAGGTTTTTGACTGGATAGTGCCGAAAGAATGGGTCTTCAGGGAAGCATATATAAAGGGGCCTAGTGGCAAAAAGCTGCTTGATGTCAACGATCATACTTTACACCTACTAAACTATTCCGCTCCATTTCAAGGAACCTTAAGCCGGAGTGATTTGGACAAACATTTGTATAGTTTGCCCGAGCAGCCTGACGCCATTCCATACGTCACTAGTTACTACGATGAAAGATGGGGTTTTTGTCTGCCCCACAAACTGCGTATGGCGATGCCAGATGGCGACTACCAAGTTCTCATAGACACTGAGTTTGTTGACGGTGCGCTAACAATTGGTGAATGTGTGTTACCCGGCGAGAGTAACGATGAAGTTTTGATTTCTACAAATATCTGTCACCCCTCTCTTGCTAATAATGAACTTTCTGGCCCACTCGTTACAGCATTTTTGGCACGATTAGTCGCAAGTTGGCCTAACCGCAGACTTACTTACAGATTTGTGTTTTTACCCGAGACCATCGGCAGTCTAGTTTACTTGGCGCATTTTGGAGAACACCTAAAATCACACGTAATTGCAGGATATCAAATTGTCTGTGTTGGTACCGACCATCCCTACCTTTTAAAAACGTCGCGCCAAGAGCAAACCCTTGCCGACCGGGCGGCCAAAACAGCACTCAAACACCTACTTGATGGAGATTTTGAAATGCGAGACTTCAGAGCAGATTGGGGGAGCGATGAACGACAATATTGCTCACCTGGCTTTAATCTGCCTGTAGCTTCCATATTGCGATCAATTTATGATGAATATCCAGAATATCACACCTCGCTGGATGATCGTTCTTTCATATCATTTTCATCAATGGCAGAAACAATTCAAACATGCGCCTTCATATTGCAGCACATTGAAAATAACAGAACGTATTTAAGCCAAGTTCCACACGGTGAAGTCCAACTCGGTCGGCGTGGCCTATATCCAACCCTCGGAAATTATCAAGAAAATCTTGATCAAGTTTCTGCAATGCTGTGGCTAATGAATTTATCTGATGGAGACAACGACCTTATTTCAGTGGCTGAACGAAGCGGCTGTGACATTCGACTACTCCACCATTTTGCAAAAGTATTCTGTGAGATCGGCCTGCTGAAAGAAAAAACTGATGGTTAA
- a CDS encoding MaoC/PaaZ C-terminal domain-containing protein has product MSNNDKLAVRDLSIEELSPGMFASFDTLLGRSKVDGFASLTGDISPIHVDPAYGEGLPYGGNIVHGMLTAGYFSTLVGVLLPGRRALLSSLSVDFREPIPVGSMVTITCRIVSINVSASTLKLNLIALHEGQICARGQAIVKVRP; this is encoded by the coding sequence TTGAGCAATAATGACAAGCTTGCAGTCCGCGATTTAAGCATTGAGGAATTGTCGCCTGGGATGTTTGCCTCCTTCGATACCCTGCTGGGGCGCTCAAAGGTTGATGGGTTTGCCTCTCTCACTGGCGATATATCACCTATTCATGTTGACCCCGCCTACGGCGAGGGCCTGCCTTATGGCGGAAACATCGTTCATGGAATGCTGACTGCGGGATATTTTTCAACCTTGGTAGGTGTGCTACTTCCGGGTCGTCGAGCCTTATTATCAAGTCTTTCGGTCGACTTTCGGGAACCAATCCCTGTCGGTTCCATGGTCACAATTACTTGTCGTATAGTTAGTATTAATGTAAGTGCCTCTACCTTGAAACTGAATCTTATAGCTTTACATGAAGGACAGATTTGCGCCCGTGGGCAGGCTATCGTAAAAGTACGTCCATAA
- a CDS encoding HAD-IIIC family phosphatase translates to MKNTALKISTPAPTHENMVTAFQKVLRPTASLVVVHSQIGAFGSIEDPAATILEALIEAAPKEATIAMPTFTFNFLSSGRYDRKNDPSETGLLTEYFRCKETVRRSRHPIYSYAFMGPEATALSEIGGSSCWGEDTVFSVMEEEDADIMMLGSSWEKCTFFHYIEQIANVPYRYPKRFAGIADFGAGETPVETQMQVRRLDMAADNLFDPIVKALKNMKLIRTTNLGRGVISAASARNIFNVGSDLLKKDPLALIADRKAYINARDATRIALLSSANLDTFADHFESAASEWLNGDARIFVPPFGQYRQNIYEKDSKLFSFNPEWLFFLERAEDILGPVLFEPYEYKDIGFWKDDIENRVQSYTKTIRVARERSGAKIIVLNFATPANSYLGLSDSSQEMGHKEAIKHANRVLSKKLKKDDVFILDFEVITSSFGSHNLSDDKFWYLGRIPFSRDFGNFLSRRLLGTMLALTQKTARLIVTDLDNTLWHGVIGEDGVENIGIGTDFPGNAYRDFQKTLKALAKRGIALAICSKNTEANALAAFSKRPEMVLNEDDFAASRINWTNKANNIRSIAEEMSLGLGSICFLDDDPHERALVRQQLPEVFVPELPYDPVKRPRALLELPCLESLEVTPEDLRRSQQYKSRAAIESIRQTADSLEDFYYDLKMSLSFEPLNKANQSRVLQLIAKTNQFNTTTRRYQSSDLKKLGAAGAEILAIGLQDKFSEEEIIGVIIVKWQSKSAIIDLFLLSCRVLGRTVECAILGWIADRARKKSIEFLVGEIIETERNQPVRNVFTDNGFWKDTNEKYSLELGKSSLTIPAWFTVKGIMI, encoded by the coding sequence ATGAAAAACACCGCATTGAAGATTAGTACCCCTGCACCGACGCATGAAAACATGGTCACTGCGTTTCAAAAGGTATTACGCCCCACAGCGAGCCTTGTGGTAGTTCACAGCCAAATCGGTGCTTTCGGCAGCATTGAGGATCCAGCGGCTACAATCTTAGAGGCATTGATTGAAGCAGCTCCAAAAGAAGCCACAATAGCGATGCCGACATTCACGTTTAATTTTTTATCTTCCGGTCGGTACGATCGAAAAAATGATCCATCCGAAACAGGATTACTTACCGAATATTTCCGGTGCAAAGAAACAGTCCGGCGTTCTAGGCACCCGATTTACTCCTATGCGTTTATGGGACCAGAGGCAACCGCATTGTCAGAAATAGGAGGCTCAAGCTGCTGGGGTGAGGATACTGTTTTTTCTGTAATGGAAGAAGAAGACGCAGATATAATGATGCTCGGCAGTAGCTGGGAAAAATGCACGTTCTTCCACTACATCGAACAAATAGCCAATGTTCCATATAGATATCCCAAAAGGTTTGCCGGCATTGCTGATTTCGGGGCCGGCGAGACACCAGTTGAAACGCAGATGCAAGTAAGAAGACTAGACATGGCTGCGGACAATTTATTTGATCCTATTGTCAAAGCCCTAAAAAACATGAAACTAATACGAACGACGAACCTCGGGCGGGGAGTCATTTCTGCTGCAAGTGCTCGTAATATATTCAATGTTGGTTCAGATCTGCTTAAAAAGGACCCGCTAGCCTTAATTGCAGATAGAAAAGCATATATAAATGCTAGAGATGCCACCCGAATTGCACTTCTCTCATCAGCCAACTTAGATACCTTTGCCGATCATTTTGAATCAGCCGCATCAGAGTGGTTAAATGGAGATGCACGTATTTTTGTTCCGCCATTCGGGCAATATCGGCAGAATATTTATGAAAAAGATAGTAAATTATTCAGCTTCAATCCCGAATGGTTATTTTTTCTCGAACGCGCGGAAGATATCTTAGGACCTGTATTATTTGAGCCCTACGAATACAAAGACATTGGCTTCTGGAAAGATGACATCGAAAATCGAGTTCAGTCTTACACCAAGACTATTCGTGTGGCTCGAGAGAGATCGGGTGCAAAAATAATAGTCTTGAACTTTGCGACGCCAGCTAATTCCTATCTTGGTCTATCAGACAGTAGTCAGGAAATGGGCCACAAGGAAGCAATCAAGCATGCAAACCGGGTTCTTAGTAAGAAGCTTAAAAAGGACGATGTTTTTATCCTGGATTTCGAGGTGATAACTTCATCTTTTGGTAGCCACAATTTGTCTGATGATAAATTTTGGTATCTTGGCCGCATACCTTTCAGCCGCGATTTTGGTAATTTTCTTTCGCGACGCCTCTTGGGTACTATGCTCGCGCTAACTCAAAAAACAGCCCGACTAATCGTGACTGACTTAGATAATACACTTTGGCATGGAGTAATAGGAGAAGATGGCGTAGAGAATATCGGCATAGGAACAGACTTCCCAGGAAATGCCTATCGTGATTTCCAGAAAACGCTGAAAGCGTTGGCGAAGCGAGGCATTGCACTCGCAATCTGCAGTAAAAACACAGAAGCAAACGCGCTCGCTGCCTTTTCCAAACGACCAGAGATGGTTTTGAATGAAGATGATTTCGCAGCAAGCCGTATCAATTGGACCAATAAAGCTAATAATATCCGAAGTATAGCTGAAGAAATGTCATTAGGGCTCGGCTCGATATGCTTTCTAGACGATGATCCTCATGAACGTGCTTTAGTGCGGCAACAGTTGCCTGAAGTTTTTGTCCCTGAGCTACCTTACGACCCAGTTAAGCGTCCCCGCGCACTGCTAGAATTACCTTGTTTAGAATCACTAGAAGTGACACCAGAGGACCTTCGTCGTTCCCAACAATACAAATCGCGTGCTGCCATAGAGAGTATTCGTCAAACTGCAGATTCCCTAGAAGATTTTTATTATGATTTGAAGATGTCGTTGTCTTTCGAGCCACTCAATAAAGCCAACCAAAGCCGCGTTCTGCAACTCATCGCAAAAACAAATCAATTCAATACAACCACTCGAAGGTATCAATCTTCTGACTTAAAAAAGCTCGGTGCTGCTGGTGCGGAGATCCTAGCTATTGGGCTGCAAGATAAATTTAGTGAAGAGGAAATTATTGGAGTAATTATTGTAAAATGGCAGTCTAAATCTGCAATTATTGATTTGTTTTTACTGAGCTGTCGAGTTCTTGGCCGTACTGTAGAGTGCGCCATACTAGGGTGGATAGCGGACCGAGCGCGAAAGAAAAGTATCGAGTTTTTAGTCGGCGAGATAATTGAGACGGAACGTAATCAGCCTGTTAGAAACGTATTTACAGATAATGGTTTTTGGAAGGACACTAACGAGAAATACAGTCTCGAACTAGGCAAATCATCGCTCACCATACCAGCTTGGTTCACTGTCAAAGGGATAATGATTTGA
- a CDS encoding B12-binding domain-containing radical SAM protein, giving the protein MKRKLFFADLNYVNPEKEWTIIPFPLNIGFIAAYTQKMLPDLFEIKIFKDPSCFLKAIQTQKPDVVAFSNYIWNKNLTIGFAKELKRLHPNCATVMGGPNYNFTELEWLDSFIREVPEIDFHIEGEGEVKFYNLMACLSAHDFDLAAAKVASPAGTAFLCDNTNKLIANVTLDQDGTWSRFENIDVDLKRGRLLDLNDVPSPYLTGLLDEFLADTSYCPIIETNRGCPYTCSFCNWGAMGKSKSAMFSQDRVVEELHYIADHNKSITPYLYVGDANFGLFPRDVEIAQVLRDLKDTKGFPQNVYLYFAKNSSEKVVRIAEILKDMTPISLSRQTQNKAVLDNIKRSNISIDTFNSLAELAKKLGIDSNVELIFGLPGESKQSFLDGVEQIVHQKVDGLHIFPAMLLNGSDMGTNASRKRFGLKGEWRLIDGCAGEYGPVRAMEFEEIITESAAISRDEYFELRLFHFLQTLFLDTKIYKDVDVLLGSHSIVDLIVEIIDKYPQAPEPFRQLMEDFIQQAKGEFYTTPPEIFSSEMIKAAQQQSVKLNPLYIARLLHSDGVRPAFHSFLTDLILALGDSSHDEIAGVLEFIDASIYPFDDQMIRDVTMHFDAAAFAQRPHYEKTNVSKYLLKYPKQYRYVKPFTYEKFTSLYSGRQHSDKVYEILVHHTHETFRHTLLSRLQGESTDLPKWVPDPAMTKPQNSERVIRLEGGWLY; this is encoded by the coding sequence ATGAAACGTAAGCTCTTTTTTGCTGATCTCAATTATGTCAATCCTGAAAAGGAATGGACCATAATTCCGTTCCCTCTTAATATAGGGTTCATTGCGGCTTATACACAGAAAATGCTGCCAGATCTGTTTGAGATAAAAATTTTCAAGGATCCGAGCTGTTTCCTTAAAGCCATACAAACGCAAAAACCCGATGTCGTTGCATTTTCAAATTATATTTGGAATAAAAATCTGACTATTGGGTTTGCAAAAGAGTTAAAGCGTTTACATCCGAACTGCGCAACGGTGATGGGGGGGCCAAACTATAATTTCACCGAATTAGAGTGGCTTGATTCGTTTATCCGAGAGGTGCCCGAGATCGATTTCCACATTGAGGGAGAAGGCGAAGTAAAGTTCTATAACCTTATGGCCTGTTTATCTGCTCATGATTTCGATCTGGCTGCAGCGAAAGTAGCATCGCCGGCTGGCACGGCTTTCTTATGCGACAACACCAATAAATTGATTGCTAATGTTACCCTTGATCAAGATGGCACATGGTCTCGTTTTGAGAATATTGATGTGGACTTGAAACGAGGGCGCCTCCTAGATTTAAATGATGTCCCGTCACCATATTTAACCGGTTTATTAGATGAATTTTTAGCGGACACCTCATACTGTCCTATCATTGAAACCAATCGCGGCTGTCCTTACACTTGTTCATTCTGTAATTGGGGCGCGATGGGAAAGTCAAAATCAGCAATGTTTAGCCAAGACAGGGTTGTAGAAGAATTGCACTACATTGCTGATCACAATAAATCTATTACGCCTTACTTGTATGTTGGGGACGCCAATTTCGGCCTTTTCCCCCGGGACGTTGAGATTGCGCAGGTACTTCGCGATTTAAAGGACACTAAAGGATTTCCGCAAAACGTTTATTTGTATTTTGCCAAAAACAGCTCTGAAAAAGTCGTACGCATAGCTGAAATACTCAAAGATATGACGCCCATATCACTTTCACGTCAAACGCAAAATAAAGCCGTCTTAGACAACATAAAGCGCTCAAACATCTCAATCGATACATTTAATAGCCTCGCTGAACTGGCCAAAAAGCTTGGTATAGATAGCAACGTTGAACTTATATTTGGTTTGCCTGGCGAATCAAAACAGAGTTTTCTCGATGGAGTCGAACAGATTGTACATCAGAAAGTTGATGGGCTACACATTTTCCCTGCAATGTTATTAAATGGCTCTGATATGGGAACGAATGCAAGCCGAAAACGTTTTGGCTTAAAGGGTGAGTGGCGTTTGATTGATGGTTGTGCGGGTGAATACGGTCCCGTCCGCGCCATGGAATTCGAAGAAATTATAACTGAGTCGGCCGCCATATCGCGTGACGAGTATTTTGAATTGCGACTATTCCATTTTTTACAAACACTCTTCCTAGACACAAAAATTTATAAAGATGTGGATGTGCTTTTAGGTAGTCACAGCATTGTCGACTTGATAGTGGAAATTATCGATAAGTACCCGCAGGCACCTGAGCCCTTCAGACAACTCATGGAAGACTTTATCCAACAGGCAAAGGGTGAATTCTATACTACGCCACCAGAAATTTTCAGTTCAGAAATGATCAAGGCTGCGCAGCAGCAATCAGTTAAACTAAACCCATTATACATAGCTAGATTATTACACAGTGATGGAGTCCGTCCAGCATTCCATAGTTTTCTCACTGATCTGATTTTAGCGCTAGGCGATTCTAGTCACGACGAAATAGCTGGTGTGCTTGAATTTATTGATGCGTCAATTTATCCGTTTGACGACCAAATGATTCGAGACGTGACAATGCATTTTGATGCGGCAGCTTTTGCACAAAGACCTCACTATGAAAAAACCAACGTGAGCAAATACCTTCTTAAGTATCCCAAGCAATATCGTTATGTGAAACCATTCACGTATGAAAAGTTCACTTCGCTCTATAGTGGCCGCCAACATTCAGATAAAGTTTACGAGATCCTTGTCCACCATACCCATGAAACGTTTCGCCACACGCTATTGAGCCGCTTACAAGGCGAATCCACAGATCTGCCGAAATGGGTCCCCGACCCAGCCATGACCAAACCACAGAATAGCGAACGCGTAATTCGCCTTGAGGGCGGCTGGCTCTATTAG
- a CDS encoding SDR family NAD(P)-dependent oxidoreductase, whose product MSAAFKNKKVLVTGADGFIGSHLTECLVAVGAHVTALAEYNSFGSNGWLDDISEDLRARIKLCRGDIRDPNFVKGLVNDQEIIFHLAALIAIPFSYQAPQTYVDVNLTGTLNVLEAARCSNVTRIIHTSTSEVYGTAQCTPITEAHPLHAQSPYAASKVAADMMSEAYARSFGLQVFILRPFNTYGPRQSERAVIPTIIRQALDPACDVIRLGDLTPKRDFNFVSDTAKAFMSAGSAADLDPGVAYNAGSGHAVSIGEVVEMIQSLSGVNKPVELESERLRPANSEVFELIASAENFEKQSGWSPVIGLEEGLERTIEWWRNRIKQTDIRRDRDYLV is encoded by the coding sequence GTGTCTGCAGCTTTCAAGAATAAAAAAGTCTTAGTTACTGGTGCCGATGGTTTCATAGGCTCACATTTAACAGAATGCCTAGTTGCAGTGGGGGCACACGTCACTGCGCTGGCTGAATATAATTCTTTCGGTAGTAATGGCTGGTTAGATGACATCTCTGAAGATTTAAGGGCCCGTATTAAACTATGTCGCGGAGATATACGCGACCCCAATTTCGTTAAGGGCTTGGTGAATGACCAAGAAATAATTTTTCATTTGGCTGCTTTAATTGCAATTCCTTTCTCATATCAGGCCCCACAGACTTATGTGGATGTAAACCTTACGGGCACGTTGAATGTATTAGAGGCCGCGCGATGCTCAAATGTAACGCGAATCATACATACCTCTACCTCCGAGGTCTACGGTACTGCCCAATGCACCCCTATTACTGAAGCCCATCCGTTGCATGCCCAATCACCCTATGCAGCAAGTAAAGTGGCTGCAGATATGATGTCAGAAGCATATGCACGTTCTTTTGGCCTTCAGGTTTTTATTCTCCGGCCATTTAATACCTATGGTCCCCGCCAAAGCGAGCGGGCAGTAATTCCAACAATTATACGTCAGGCACTGGATCCAGCATGCGACGTAATTCGGCTCGGTGATTTGACCCCAAAGCGGGACTTCAACTTTGTTTCTGATACAGCTAAAGCATTCATGAGTGCGGGCTCTGCAGCTGATTTGGATCCGGGAGTTGCTTATAATGCAGGGAGCGGGCATGCTGTTTCCATAGGTGAAGTTGTAGAAATGATACAATCTCTTTCCGGGGTGAACAAACCTGTCGAGCTCGAATCGGAGCGACTGAGGCCAGCTAATTCCGAGGTGTTTGAATTGATCGCAAGCGCGGAGAATTTTGAGAAACAGTCTGGTTGGTCGCCTGTGATTGGTCTGGAAGAGGGTCTCGAGCGCACTATTGAATGGTGGCGCAACCGGATTAAGCAGACTGATATTCGTCGCGATCGAGATTATTTGGTTTAA
- a CDS encoding DegT/DnrJ/EryC1/StrS family aminotransferase — translation MKNTWRFGPNELNYIREVLDSGFGSSTSGSMNNRFEQALAKKVGARYAVTFNSGTSTLHAALDAVGVGYGDEVITTPLTVISNLDVILAQNAVPVFADINPDTFNIDPQEVEAKITDRTKAIMPVSLYGLSCEIGPLMEIGKKHHICVINDAAEAYGSLYNNLPIASVADITSYSTENSKHITTGDGGIVVTNDAALAEKMRKFGSLGYAALNASDGRIRSNKDIFQNPKYKRHDAFGYNYRMPEVAAAMGLAQTERLDHFLKLRKDIAALYIDAVSDCDYLTPQKVPTGCNNTYWTVAMRYERVDVSWQEFREKFIDFGGDGIYAAWALLYHETLFASGTWKRRCPPLYDKINYPIKGHCPNAEKVQPKIMQFVNNYGTIGEAEPFVEALKKTIKYFA, via the coding sequence GTGAAAAATACTTGGCGATTTGGTCCTAATGAACTCAATTATATTCGGGAAGTCCTAGACTCAGGTTTTGGATCCTCAACTTCAGGTAGTATGAACAATCGCTTCGAGCAGGCTTTAGCTAAAAAAGTAGGAGCACGCTATGCTGTCACTTTTAACTCCGGCACTTCTACACTTCATGCTGCGCTTGACGCGGTAGGAGTCGGTTATGGTGATGAGGTTATTACTACTCCTCTGACGGTCATTTCCAATCTTGACGTAATTCTGGCGCAAAACGCAGTGCCCGTTTTTGCTGATATTAATCCAGACACCTTCAATATCGACCCACAAGAGGTGGAAGCAAAAATCACGGATAGAACTAAAGCTATCATGCCAGTTTCTCTTTACGGCCTTAGCTGCGAAATTGGCCCACTGATGGAAATAGGAAAAAAACACCACATTTGTGTTATAAATGATGCAGCAGAAGCTTATGGTAGCCTTTACAACAACCTGCCGATAGCTAGCGTTGCTGATATTACAAGTTACTCAACGGAAAATTCAAAGCATATCACTACAGGCGATGGAGGCATTGTAGTGACAAACGACGCAGCTCTAGCAGAAAAAATGCGCAAATTTGGTAGTCTTGGCTATGCCGCCCTCAATGCTTCAGATGGACGAATCCGCTCGAATAAAGATATTTTCCAAAATCCTAAATATAAACGCCATGACGCGTTCGGTTACAATTATCGCATGCCAGAAGTTGCAGCAGCAATGGGGCTTGCACAAACTGAACGGCTGGACCACTTTTTGAAACTCCGGAAAGATATTGCGGCGCTCTATATCGACGCGGTTTCAGATTGTGATTATCTCACTCCACAAAAAGTGCCGACAGGTTGCAATAATACTTATTGGACAGTGGCAATGCGCTACGAACGAGTTGACGTCTCGTGGCAAGAATTTCGCGAGAAATTTATCGATTTTGGTGGCGATGGAATTTATGCAGCATGGGCATTACTTTATCATGAAACACTCTTCGCTTCTGGGACGTGGAAGCGCCGATGCCCACCGCTCTATGATAAAATTAACTACCCAATAAAAGGGCACTGCCCGAATGCGGAGAAAGTGCAACCTAAAATCATGCAGTTTGTAAATAATTACGGCACGATTGGTGAGGCTGAACCGTTCGTCGAAGCTCTCAAAAAAACTATCAAGTATTTCGCATAA